In Janthinobacterium sp. 67, a genomic segment contains:
- a CDS encoding efflux RND transporter periplasmic adaptor subunit has product MKKTSLAILVGAALCIGGGIWYFNHQPGDAAKGKGGKNGAQAPTTVSVVAPVRQDVPMVLQANGSVMPISSVDLHPQTTSTITKVHIREGQFVKQGELMFTLDARSEHANVDKAQAQVLRDRASVADLERQLKRSQDLLSKNFIAQGAVDTLQSQLDAARALLAADQAALRAAQVDSSYTVLRAPQGGRVGAINVYAGSLVQPATSLTSITQLDPIDVSFTLPESSLSGLLAAQKAGEVAVKALLSDAGGKQMEGKLSFIDNAVDPATGVIKVKARFNNGATDLWPGQYVNTQLTVRTLKDALVIPQNAIITNTTGVFVYSMEPDNTAKVRKIARVYAFGPNAVVTGLNGDEQVIVDGKQNLRPGGKVRLAEKHKAADGAAAPQGKPA; this is encoded by the coding sequence ATGAAAAAGACTAGCCTGGCAATCCTGGTGGGTGCGGCCCTGTGTATCGGTGGCGGCATCTGGTATTTCAATCATCAGCCGGGTGACGCGGCCAAAGGCAAGGGCGGCAAGAATGGGGCGCAGGCGCCGACGACTGTCAGCGTGGTGGCGCCCGTGCGCCAGGATGTGCCGATGGTGCTGCAAGCCAATGGTAGCGTGATGCCGATCAGCAGCGTCGACTTGCACCCGCAGACGACGAGCACGATTACCAAGGTACACATCCGCGAAGGCCAGTTCGTCAAGCAAGGCGAGCTGATGTTCACGCTGGACGCGCGCAGCGAACACGCGAATGTCGACAAGGCGCAGGCGCAGGTCTTGCGCGACCGCGCTTCGGTGGCTGACCTCGAGCGCCAGCTCAAGCGCAGCCAGGATTTGCTGAGCAAGAATTTTATTGCCCAGGGTGCCGTCGACACCCTGCAAAGCCAGCTCGACGCGGCACGCGCCTTGCTGGCTGCCGACCAGGCCGCCTTGCGCGCCGCCCAGGTCGACTCCAGCTACACCGTCCTGCGCGCCCCACAGGGGGGGCGGGTGGGCGCCATCAATGTGTACGCGGGCAGCCTGGTGCAGCCGGCCACGTCGCTGACCAGCATCACCCAGCTCGACCCGATCGACGTGTCCTTCACCTTGCCGGAAAGCAGCCTGTCGGGCTTGCTGGCGGCGCAAAAGGCGGGCGAAGTGGCGGTCAAGGCGCTGCTGTCGGACGCGGGCGGCAAGCAGATGGAGGGCAAACTCAGCTTCATCGACAATGCCGTCGATCCCGCCACGGGCGTGATCAAGGTCAAGGCGCGTTTCAACAATGGCGCAACCGATTTGTGGCCCGGCCAGTATGTGAATACGCAGCTGACGGTGCGCACGCTCAAGGATGCGCTCGTCATTCCGCAAAACGCCATCATCACCAATACCACGGGCGTCTTCGTGTATTCGATGGAGCCTGATAACACGGCCAAGGTGCGCAAGATTGCCCGCGTGTATGCGTTCGGTCCGAATGCCGTCGTGACCGGCTTGAATGGCGATGAACAAGTCATCGTCGATGGCAAGCAGAACCTGCGTCCGGGCGGCAAGGTGCGCCTGGCGGAAAAACACAAGGCTGCCGATGGCGCCGCCGCACCGCAGGGCAAGCCAGCATGA